From the genome of Alkalihalobacillus sp. TS-13:
TCCGATCAGCCAAAGGTAAGAAAGTGTCTCGCCCAAACCGGGTAGTGAGATACAGACGACACCAACAAGTGCAATCACCAGCCCGGTCACCTTGATAAAATCAAGTTCAGCTTCCTTCCGTTGCCTCTGAATCAACAGGATCATCATCGGACCAGTCGCGGAGAGGACAGCAGCTAATCCTGACGTAATGTATTGCTCAGCCCAATAGAGGGTCGAAAAGGTCATGAACGTAATGCAGAAGCCGACGACCATAAGCTGTTTGGACATGAGCGCCTCGACAACAGGATGCTTTTTAATCGCAAAAAAGCCAAGAACAAGCAGGCCAGCAATCATAAATCGGACTCCGCCAGAAAGAATTGGTGTCGCACCTGCTTCAATCCCGACTTTTATAAAAAGAAAAGTCGTACCGAATATAACGCAGACAAGAATGTAATTGATCAAGACCATATGAAAACCTCCTTTTCAGTTAAGAGGAGTATAAAGCAGTAAGTGTATAACAGTTTTACAGGGCGTATAACAGTTCCTCTTGTAAAACGTTGCGATTTCAGCTTTACTTATAGAAAAAGGAGGGCTGGATATGAAACTAGTCCTGAAGAAAGAGGCTGCCACACCAATCCATCAACAAATCTATCATCAGCTTGTAAACCGGATCCAGACGGGAGCGGTAGCGGCTGGGGAAAAGATCCCTTCGTTACGGTGGTTATCAAAAGAGTTGGATGTGAATTATCTGACGATCAACAAAGTCTATCAACGCTTAGAGGAAGAAGGTTATATTGAAATCCTCCAAGGAAAGGGCGCTTATGTTAAAAGTCGTCATACTGGCCACCCATCCTCACAAAGGGATGAACAACAGGATAGTTTCTCGCCACTCCTTACACGTTCGCAATATCTGATGCAGCGCTCGAAACATCAATACGATTTTTCAAAAGCAGTCGTATCCCCGGGGCTTCTACCCAGTTATTTTCTTGCAGAGCAGGCGAAAGCGATCTTTGATTTGCACCCAATGATTTTGACGACGTATGGACCCGTGGAAGGGGATGAAGAGCTCCGTAAAGAAGTGTCCGCCTATTTGGACAATCAGCTTGGTTATAAACCACCTTTGGATGAAATCCTGATAACGAGTGGGGTCCAACAGGCGATCAATGTGGTCGCAAACACGTTTCTGACGCCGACAGATACGGTAGCGGTCGAAAGCCCGTGTTATGGTGCGGCGCTAGACACGTTCATGAACAGGGGAAATGCGATTCTGCCGATTCCGATTGATCTAAGCGGTATGAGGACCGATCTATTGGAGGAGCAATGTCGAAAGAACCCGCCAAAGCTCGTATACGTCAATCCTACCTTTCATAACCCGACTGGGGCTTCTATGAGTGAAAAGCGTCGCAAAGAGCTTCTGGAGCTTGCTGAAACGTATCATTTCCTCATTATTGAGGACGATTCGTTCAATGAAATCTATTTTGATGGGGTACTGCCCCCGAAACCGATCAAGTACTTTGATACGACCGGTCATTGTATCCTTTTAAAAGGATTCAGCAAAACGATGGCGCCGGGAATACTCTTAGGAGCACTCATAGCGGATAAACGGCTTTATGAGCAGGTCTATATTGCTAAGGCATCCATGGATGTTGGAAGCCCGCTCTTGAATCAAAAGGTGATCCTCCCGTTCATGAAGACACAGCGGATGAAGGACCACCTTGAGAAATTGAGGATCGCCTTGCAAATCCGACGAGATATGACAGCTGATATTCTGGAAATGTGCTTGAAAGACCGGATTAGATATGAACTACCGAAAGGCGGGTTGAATTTGTGGATCAAGCTTCCTGAGGAGATTGACATGCGCGCATTACAGAAACGGGCATCTGAACATTCGATTTCCTTTCTACCAGGGAGCGCATGTTATGCTGTGAATGAACCGACACAAGAGATCCGCATCAGCTACTCCGGTCTCAGCGACCGCGATAACACCGAAGGTATCACTAAACTCGGCAAACTCATCGCGGAAATGTAGTGCCAGGCACCGACATCTATAATTCGGTGCAGTTTCGAAATATTTCGGTACAAACTCAAATTGATTCAATGCAAATTAAAATATTTCGGAGCAAAATCGGTTTAATTCGTAGCAAATCCAAAACAATTCGATGATTTTGCGGAATAAAAGAGCGTCCGTAAAAGTGGCACTCCATGATTGTTGATATGAGAGGGTTCTTTTTGGTATCATCAGTATATTGCAATAGGTACGATTTTTTGGAGGTGGAAGAAGTGGCCCGAATTACGAAGGAAGAAGTAAAGCACGTTGCGAAGCTTGCGCGACTCGCAGTGACTGAGGAAGAAGCGGAAAAGTTCACAAGCCAGCTTGACGCGATCATCGGTTATGCGGAGCAACTTAAGGAATTGGATACAGACGATGTGGAACCGACAACCCACGTCCTAGATATGAAGAATGTCCTCCGTGAAGACGAGGCGAAGCCTTGGTTGACGAATGAGGAAGCACTCAAGAATACACCGGATACACAGAACGGACTTATTAAAGTTCCAGCTGTTTTAGAGTAGGGAGGGAGAAAACCGACGATGTCTTTATTTGAAAAGAAGATCTCAGAGCTGCATGAGCTCCTACATAAAAAGGAAATGAAGGTAAGCGAACTTGTTGACGCTTCTTTCTCAAGGATCAACGAAGTCGACGACAAAGTGAAAGCCTTCCTCACCCTTAATGAAGAAGGCGCAAGAGAACAAGCGAAATACCTCGACAGCAAAATGGGGACCGACGAAATGCGCGGACTCCTTTTCGGTCTGCCAATCGGCGTGAAAGATAACATCTCGACAAAGGACTTGCGTACGACTTGTGGAAGCAAGCTGCTTGGAAACTTTGAACCTGTTTTCGACGCAACGGTTGTTGAACGCTTGAAAAAAGCAGAAACGATAACTGTCGGAAAGCTGAACATGGACGAATTCGCAATGGGTTCATCCAACGAAAACTCAGGCTTTTTCCAAACACGCAACCCATGGAACACAGATTACGTACCAGGCGGATCAAGTGGTGGATCGGCAGCATCAGTCGCAGCCGGAGAAGTCTTTTTCTCACTCGGTTCTGACACGGGTGGTTCAATCCGACAACCAGCGGCATTCTGTGGTGTCGTAGGACTCAAGCCGACTTACGGCCGTGTTTCCCGTTTCGGACTTGTCGCGTTCGCATCTTCACTTGACCAAATCGGTCCGATCACAACAACAGTTGAAGACAACGCGTTTTTATTCCAGGCGATCAGCGGGTATGACAAGATGGATTCCACATCCGCGAACGTCGAGAACAAGGACTACACAGCGGCACTAACTGGCGACGTCAAAGGTCTGAAAATCGCGGTGCCAAAGGAATACATCGGCGAAGGTGTAGACGAAGACGTCAAGAACCGTGTCATGGATGCACTTAAAGTCCTCGAAAGCATGGGTGCTGAGTGGGAAGAGGTTTCGCTCCCACACTCCAAATACGGTGTCGCGACTTATTACCTGCTGGCATCCTCTGAAGCGTCCTCCAACCTGGCGCGCTTTGACGGTGTCCGTTACGGTGTCCGTACAGAAAACGCGGACAACCTGCTTGAACTTTACAACCATACGCGAAGTGAAGGGTTTGGTGACGAAGTGAAACGCCGGATCATGCTTGGAACGTTCGCCCTGAGCTCAGGCTTTTACGATGCGTATTATAAAAAAGCACAGAAGGTACGTACATTGATTAAGAAAGACTTCGACGAGGTCTTTGAAAAATACGATGTCATCCTTGGACCGACTGCACCGACAACGGCGTTCAAGATCGGTGCCAAAACGGATGATCCACTCACGATGTACGCGAATGATATCCTGACGATCCCGGTCAACTTAGCTGGAGTACCGGCGATCTCCGTCCCATGCGGACTTTCCAACGGACTGCCTGTCGGACTACAAATCATCGGAAAAGCGTTTGATGAGAATACGATCTACCGCGTTGCTCACGCTTACGAGCAAGCGACTGATCATCATCAAAACAAACCGCAACTGTAAGGGGGGACGAAAAAAATGCATTTTGAAACAATAATCGGACTTGAGGTCCATGCTGAACTGAAAACGAACTCGAAGATCTTCTGCAGCTGCTCCACGGAATTCGGAGCGCCACCGAACACGAACGTCTGCCCGATTTGTCTTGGACACCCAGGTGTTTTACCTGTCGTGAACAAGCAGGCGGTGGACTTCGCGATGCGTGCGGCAATGGCATTGAACTGTGAGATCACACGCGAAACGAAATTCGACCGTAAAAACTACTTCTATCCGGACAACCCGAAGGCGTATCAGATTTCTCAATTCGATAAGCCGATCGGTGTCAACGGCTGGATTGAAATCGAAGTGGACGGCAAGAAAAAGAAGATCGGCATCACGCGCCTTCATATGGAAGAGGATGCTGGTAAATCGATGCATGCTGACGACGGAACACACTCCCTTGTGGACTTGAACCGTCAAGGGACGCCGCTCGTCGAAATCGTATCCGAGCCGGACATTCGCACGCCGGAAGAAGCGTATGCCTATCTTGAAAAATTGAAAGCGATCCTGCAATATACCGAAGTATCCGATTGTAAAATGGAAGAAGGCTCGTTGCGTTGTGATGCAAACATCTCCCTCCGCCCAGTCGGACAAGAGGAATTTGGTACGAAGGCGGAGCTGAAGAACCTGAACTCATTTGCTAACGTCCAAAAAGGACTCGCGCACGAAGAGGTTCGCCAGGAAAAAGTACTTCTAAGTGGAGGAGAAATCCTGCAAGAGACACGTCGGTTTGATGAACAGTCCAAGAAAACGATTCTCATGCGTGTAAAAGAAGGATCGGATGACTACCGCTACTTCCCAGAGCCGGATCTTGTCGGTCTATCAATCGATCAGGAATGGATCGACCGTGTGAAATCAGAGATTCCAGAGCTTCCGGATGCGCGTAAGCAGCGCTATATCGAAGAGCTAAAGCTTCCAGCGTATGACGCGAAGGTTTTAACACAGTCCAAGAAGATGTCCGATTTCTTTGAAGAAGTCCTGGAAAAAGGTGCAGACGCGAAAGCTGCTTCGAACTGGATGATGGGTGAAGTTTCCGCATACTTGAACGCAGAGTACAAGGAAGTCGATGAAGTCGCCCTCACACCAGAAGGACTTGCGAAGATGATCGAGCTGATTGAAAAAGGAACGATCTCTTCCAAGATTGCGAAGAAAGTCTTCAAAGAATTGATTGAAAAAGGCGGTGACCCAGAAGTCATCGTCAAGGAAAAAGGACTCGTTCAGATTTCGGATGAAGGCGAGCTTCGCGGCATTGTCACCGGAATTTTAGATGAGAACGAACAATCGATCCTCGACTATAAAAACGGTAAGGACCGTGCGCTCGGATTCCTCGTCGGCCAAGTGATGAAGGCGACGAAAGGAAAAGCGAACCCGCCAATGGTCAACAAACTGATCGTCGAAGAAATCGAAAAGCGATAAGATTGAAGAAGCCCTTTACGGAGGGCTTCTTTTCACACTTAAAGAAAGTATAAAATACTTTCTTCAGTATTTGATTTTGATGGGCGAGCGGTTTCTGGACACTTCTCGCTTTTATCTGGACAAAACCACAGATTATCTGGACAACTTTCATTTTTTACTGGACAAAACCTCGAATTAGCTGGACAACATTGAAGATTTTCTGGACATTTCGCCTCAAACGAATTTTCCTGCAATTGTCACAGAGTATTGTTTTGCATTTTGGATTTAAGGTCACTATAATAAGATGGACGGTATAAATAATAGGAAATATTTTACACAAGACATGTCCGGTACACTTGTCCGAATCAAATTCTTTGAACCTAATAGAATAAAATCAGGTGATCTATTATGAAACGAGCACGATTAATTTATAATCCGACATCGGGAAGAGAACAGGTCAAGCGCCAGCTGCCATATATCCTTGAAAAATTGGAGAAGGCAGGCTACGAGACCTCGGCTCACGCGACCTGTGCAGATGAAGGGGACGCGACAAGAGCTGCGAAACTGGCAGTTGAACGTGAATTCGACCTTGTCATTGCAGCAGGCGGGGATGGAACAATCTATGAGATCATCAACGGTATCGCAGAGCTCCCGAACCGGCCGAAGATGGGTATCATCCCAGCAGGAACAACGAACGATTTCGCACGTGCCCTCGGCGTTCCTCGTACCATTGAGAAGGCGGTTGAGGTTTTATGTGATGGCGTTGATATTCCAGTCGATATCGGCCGCGTCAACGGAAAATACTTCGTCAATATCGCAGGCGGCGGAAAGCTGACAGAGCTGACATACGCTGTCCCGAGCCAGATGAAGACGATGATCGGCCAGCTAGCGTATTATTTGAAAGGGATGGAGATGCTTCCCTCGATCCGTCCGACCAACGTCAAAATCGAATACGATGATAAAGTGTACGAAGGAGACGTCATGCTTTTCCTGGTTGCAAACACGAACTCGGTCGGGGGTTTTGAAAAGCTTGCGCCACTCTCTGAATTCAATGACGGTTATTTCGACCTCATCATCTTGAAAAAAGCGAACCTGGCAGAGTTCATCCGAGTCGCAACCCTTGCAATCAAAGGTGATCATATCCGTGATGATCACGTCATTTACGAAAAGGCAAGACGTATCAAGATCCATACCGATGAAAAAATGCAGCTGAACCTCGACGGGGAATACGGCGGTCTGCTTCCAGGAGAATTCATGAACCTTAGGCACCACCTGCAGATGATCGTCCCAAAAGAACGCTTCGAAACAAGATATTAAATGTAACCGAACCCGGCCATCAGAGTCGGGTTTGTTTTACATTTGAAGAAAGTATAGAATACTTTCTTCAATATAAGCGCAACTAATGGCTCAGCCTACGCCTAGGGCTTGGCTTTGCTAAGTTTTCTTTATATAGGGAGGGGATCTTCATGAAAACCGAAAAGGAAAAGATGTTAGAGGGCGAAATGTATAACCCGGCAGACCCAATGCTTATCAAAGAAAGGGAAAATGCCCGTAGATTGACGAGATTGATCAATGAAACGACCGAGACGGAAACGGAAAAGCGGGTCTCCCTTTTAAAAGAACTGTACGGATCGACCGGGGAAGAGATCTTTATCGAACCGATCTTTCGATGTGATTACGGCTCGAACATCCATGTGGGAGAAAACTTTTTCGCAAACTTCGACTGCGTGATTTTAGACGTGTGTAAGGTAACGTTCGGAGACAATTGCATGCTCGCACCTGGGGTACATATTTACACAGCGACACACCCACTCGATCCTACAGCAAGGAACTCCGGCAGGGAATATGGAAGGCCCGTGACTTTTGGCGATAACGTGTGGATTGGGGGCGGTGCGATCATCAACCCCGGTTTGACGATTGGGGGTAACGTCGTGATTGCTTCCGGTGCGATTGTGACGAGGGATATACCAGACAATGTCGTCATCGCCGGCAACCCTGCAAAAATCCTTAAGGAAATCGATGATTAATTGCTTTTTTAGCGATACTCTGTGTGGTGGTGGGTCATACTAATTCTGTATAGAACATTAAGGAGGTTCATCGGTATGGCGGGAAAAGAAAGACTTAATGAAGAAGCGGCACGGAACAACAACCTTGACGCAGCAACACTTAAGAATGACATGGAGCTTTCAGAAGAATTGCAGGATAAAAGAGTTGAAAAAGAAGTGAACCCGAAGAGGATCAAACGAAGTTGACATAAGTGGGACAGGCCGATGATAAGGCGGTCCCACTTTTATTTTACCGGACACTAGAGACCTTATTTGCTGTAAATCGTAGTGGATCAGTGTCTTTTGTCACAAATAGCGTCGCTGGTGTCCGTTAATTTCCTGAAAAAGCCGATTTTGTCACACACAAAGCCCTGTGTGTCCGTTACGTTTTTTTAGGCTAGTGGACTTAATTTTCCGCCAATCTGATTTGAAACTACCGGAAAAGGATAGAGTAATAAAAGAATCAAAAAAAGAGGAGGACCCACATGGCTGTGGAGTCGGTCAACTCACAAAATAACATTACATATTTTAACCGGAATATTTGGGCGGGTTTCTTGTTCGGACTTGGGCTCGTCGCTTTCATAGACGAAACAATCTTCCACCAACTGTTACATTGGCACCATTTTTATGACAAAACAACGCTCTCTATGGGGCTGATTTCGGATGGTTTGTTCCATGCGTTCAGCTGGTTTGCCACAATTGGAGGCTTGTTCATGTTAGCCGATTTGAAGCGTCGTGGCGCTTTTGTATTTAAAAGATGGTGGGGCGGTAGCATGCTAGGCGGCGGTGCTTTTCAATTCTATGACGGAATCGTCCAGCACAAAATCATGAGGATCCACCAAATCCGGTACGTAGACAATGTGTACATTTATGATTGGGTATGGAACATCATTGCGGTCATCATGATCATTGTCGGTGGAATGCTCATCAACCGGACGAGCAAAGAATACCGTAGAAAACTGGAAGGGACACAAGCGTGATGGAAGGGGATATGCATCAAGAGACAGGAACGCAGCTTGTGTTGATGCTGCCGTTTTTGCTCATGATCGGCGCCTATATTTGGGCTGGAATCATCTCGAATCGTCATCATAAAACGTGGCCGGTAACCCGGTATGTATATTGGACAGTTGGGGTTATCTGTGCCGCGGCAGCTGTCGTTGGCCCCATCGCAAACAGAGCCCATGGGGATTTCACTATGCATATGACGGGGCATCTGTTACTTGGAATGCTTGCGCCGCTACTTATTGCGATTGCAGCACCAATCACGCTAATTTTACGGACATTGAATGTAAAATGGTCGCGAAGGATTTCCCGTTTGTTGAAGAGCCGTTTTTTCCAGGCGGTAAGCGATCCGGTCGTTGCCACTCTGCTCAATGTAGGGGGATTATGGTTACTATATACAACTGATTTATATTTGGAGATGCACCATAGTCTTGTTTTGCATGTGCTTGTCCATCTGCACGTCTTTCTGGCGGGCTATATTTTCACAGTTTCGATGATTTATATGGATCCGACACATCATCAGAGAAGCTTCATCTATCGATGTATCCTGCTGGTATTCGCTTTGGGAGGGCATGGGATCCTATCGAAGTATATCTATGCTTATCCACCTGCAGGCGTTCCCCGGGCGCAGGCAGAAGCGGGCGGAATGCTGATGTATTACGGCGGTGACGCAATCGATATCGTGCTGATCACGATTTTCTGTTACCAATGGTATAAAGCCTCAAGACCGCGGACCACCTCTCCCTATCAACCACAGGTGAACTAAAAGAGGATCTATCCCCTGAATATGGTATTATGAAAGTAAAAACGGGGGAGATTATGTGATTGTTTTAGGAATGTGGTTTGTAGGGTTTTTAGGAATAGCAATCCTTTATCTAATCATCTATTATGCTGTCCGAAATGGTATGGACGCCTCTAATTTGAGGTCAGAACTTCGTGAAGTGAGAAAACAGCTTGAAAGGATCAGCAAAAAGATTGAATCATAGAATTTAAGTCAATATAGTTGAACCAATACAAATGTGCCCAGGCAAATGATCAAAAACCAGTAGAGCATGTCTCGCTTTGACTTTCGATAAACCGCATAGATGAGAGAGCCTACCGCATAGCTGCCCAGGAGTACAATCATCAGATACGAAGCAATCTTTGAGTCTGTCTGCATGTAAATAAACAGGCAGATTGCATAAGCGATCAAGATAGCCATTGTTATGTAGGTTCCAAGCTTCACACGATCCCTCCTAAAAAGATTCGTATTCCTCTGAGGTTTCCTCTTTTTGCTTCGAATAGTAATAGATTCGGACGATCAACAGTAAAAACAGGGATATTCCCACAATCGTAACACCAAGCCCGCCATATCCGATTCCAGACCAGCCCTTGACGAAAGCGATACTGTAGACAATCAACGTTGCGCCAAGCTGGAAAGTGGTATAGGGAAGAACATACCAACGTAATTTTTTTGAAAAATAGATGACCAGCCAGCTGAAAATGATCCAACTGAAACTGATAATGGTCAGTAATACGATATCTGTCATGACTGTATCCCCCTAGGAGCTTTTCACTATCTGTTTTTTCATGTAAAAGGATAAGCTGAATGGAAAGAGCGGTACGAAAGCGATCCACCAAAGGCTCGGTGAACCGAGGAAATACAAGGCAGGCAATGTTATTAAGAACCCGCTGATCATCATCCAGAAAGAATTCCGAGTCATAATAGAAAAAAGGAATAAAAACAACGAGATGATGATGCAGCCCCAAAAGATGAAACCAACCCAATAAAAGTCCATCAAAACCGCCTCCTCATATTGACATTATATACCTTTTATGCGGACTTATCATGAAATTTGAAGAGAATTATCATCAAAAAGCAGGGCACCCTTATAGTTGATACATAAAAAAGGGGTGGCTCAATGACGATCACAGAACTAATATTCAGATTAGCTTTATCATTCCTGGCTTTGTGGGCGATGGCGAGAATCATGGGACGAAAAGAAATCAGTCAGATGACTTTCCATAATTTCGTATCAGCCATAGCAATAGGGACAATCGCTGGATCCCTCGCGATAGACGGTATGCTAAGCATCCAGAATGGGGTGATTGCGTTAGTCGGATGGACAGTTTTCACGGTTTTGTTTGGGTTCATGGATATCAAATCAAAGGGAGCACGAAAGCTCCTTAATGGTGATCCGGTTGTGGTGATCAAGGACGGAAAGATAATGGAGGATTCGCTCAGAAGAACACGGCTGGATGTAGATTCGCTAAATGTCATGCTCCGAAAGAAAGGGGTTTTCACACTATCTGATATAGCTTTTGCGATCTTTGAAACAGATGGCACATTATCAGTCATGAAAAAAGGAAGTAAGCAACCCCTGACAAAGAGTGATATGAACATGTTTCAACCGAGTAGGAGCAGTTCAGTCAGTACAGAGGTGGTTTCAGACGGGAAAATCAATGAAAGCAATTTATCTAAACTGCACCTCGATAAAGCTTGGCTCGGTCAAAAACTCCGGGAATCAGGTATTCAGGAGATATCAGAAGTCTTTTACGCCGAAGTCCAGCAAGACGGCACACTATACATCGATAAATACGATGACAAATTCGGCCAATAAAACAATAGTGCCTGGCACCGATTTGAAACCCAGATGTACCAAGGGGTCTGAATCGGTGCCAGGCACTTTTTGTAATCCCTTGGGAGACAAGGGCTTTTTTCCGGTGCCTGGTACAGAGAAGAGGACAGAGAATCTTTCGACAACATCCGATGGAGTTCAATCAAGCGTTTGATTAAGCAAGTGAAACCCGTGTTCAAGGGCGTATTTTTATTTCAAACAAACGTTTGATCAAGAGGCGAAATCATATCCGAAAGTGTAAAATTCCACCTTTACGACAGGGTTTGCACTGTTTTCAAACAAACATTTGATTAATGAGGTGAATCCCTTGCAATACACCAGAAGTAAATTTCAAACAAACGTTTGATTAAGTGTTTGGAAGGAATTTTCAGCTCACAGTTGAACTAGTTTAGCTGGGGGATGATAACATGAATGAATTTGTAGTCGATATACATGAATTTAGAGACCGTTCCTATACCATAGGTTATGAACAAGGCCGATTACTGGATAAAAAGCAATTGGCCGTTTATGAAACTTTTACGAAAGAGTCAATGGATCTGGAAGGTGCACAAACCGTTTTAAAAGCCTTCGCTCCTCATTTACTAGAGGAAATTCACGGACTTGCTGACGGACTCCGCATTCCATATGACATAGCCATGCGTTATTTCAGTGGATACGATCTTCCAAAACTCCAGGCTATGGGATGTTCATCGATTGTCACCCAGGATTTTATGGTCCGAAATTACGATTTTTCACCACTGATTTACGATCACCAACTTGTTTTTGCACAGTCTGAGGAAACATACGGAAGCGTGGGGTATTCACCCATTACATAGGAAGGCATGAAGGAGTCAATGAACACGGTGTTGCAACCGCACTCCATTTTGTCAACAATGCTAACCAGGTTAGAGGCTTGATGTGTAGCACAATCATACGGATTATCGCCGATACCTGTAAAACCACCGATGATTGCATACAACTGTTGAAGGAACTGCCTCATGCATGCTCTTATAATTATTCCATCGGAGACCGTAAAGGAAGGCACGTAGTTGTGGAAGCATCGTCACACAAAGTCGAAGTTCGAGAAAAGGAAGGGACTCTCACTTGTACAAACCATTTTAAAAATCCGCAGATGGAATCATATAACAGGGAACACCTTACACACTCGATACAACGTCTAACAGCGATGACCCACAAAAACGCTGATGGTATAGAGCTCTTCAACTGGTTCAGTGATCCATCTTCTGAGATGTACTTTCATGACTATAAACAGTTTTTCGGAACACTGCATACTTTCGGTTACTTCTTTAAGGAAGACAGATTCATCACCAAAATTGCTAATGGCAAAGAAACATTAGATATCAAACTAAATGATTGGATAAACGGAAAACCACTGCCACTAAACAAATTAACAGGAAGTGTACCTGGCACCGATTTCAAACGTTTATGTACCAAGGGTTTTGAATCGGTGCCAGGCACTTTTTGAAATCCCTTGGGGGACAAAGGCGAAATTGTCGTGCCTGGCACCCAAAAAATTCATTTGAACTTTTTCCAGGGTTGGTGACTCTAAGGTGTAGTGGAGGAGGGGGAGCGTCTTTGGAGATTGAGAAGCTGGTGCGAAAAGCACAAAAAGGGGATAAAGAAGCGCTGTTACAGCTTGTCTTAGCAGAAAAAGATCAGTATTACAGATTAGCATATACCTATTTACGGCACGAAGAGGATGCGATGGACGCACTAGAAGACATGATCGTCATCCTTTATGAGAAGAT
Proteins encoded in this window:
- a CDS encoding C45 family peptidase, coding for MGRHEGVNEHGVATALHFVNNANQVRGLMCSTIIRIIADTCKTTDDCIQLLKELPHACSYNYSIGDRKGRHVVVEASSHKVEVREKEGTLTCTNHFKNPQMESYNREHLTHSIQRLTAMTHKNADGIELFNWFSDPSSEMYFHDYKQFFGTLHTFGYFFKEDRFITKIANGKETLDIKLNDWINGKPLPLNKLTGSVPGTDFKRLCTKGFESVPGTF
- a CDS encoding DUF421 domain-containing protein, producing MTITELIFRLALSFLALWAMARIMGRKEISQMTFHNFVSAIAIGTIAGSLAIDGMLSIQNGVIALVGWTVFTVLFGFMDIKSKGARKLLNGDPVVVIKDGKIMEDSLRRTRLDVDSLNVMLRKKGVFTLSDIAFAIFETDGTLSVMKKGSKQPLTKSDMNMFQPSRSSSVSTEVVSDGKINESNLSKLHLDKAWLGQKLRESGIQEISEVFYAEVQQDGTLYIDKYDDKFGQ